The Cytobacillus oceanisediminis genomic interval CTGCCTCTTCCATCTTTTCCATCATGCTTGGATCAAGCGTTGTGTTCTGAACAATAAAGAATTGGCTTCCGTTAGTATTGGGACCAGAGTTCGCCATGGATAAAGCTCCGCGGATATTATAAAGCTCATTGGAGAATTCATCCTCAAATGATTCACCGTAAATGCTTTCTCCGCCCATGCCGGTTCCCTCAGGGTCGCCGCCCTGGATCATAAAATCTTTAATAACCCGGTGAAAAATCAAGCTGTCGTAATAGCCATCTTCACTATGCTTAATGAAATTTTCAACCGCTTTGGGAGCCTGATCCGGGAAAAGTTTAATTTTAATATTCCCTTTTGATGTCTGCATTTCCACCAGTCTTTCATTTCCCTCGACTTCTTCGGTTAATTGCGGAAAGCTGTCCGGTGCTTCTTCACTTGCCTGGTTATCTGTCTGGCTTTCTTCAGTATCAGAACCATTTGCCTTGTCCTCTTCTTTTTCAGTGCTTGTCCCGCATGCTGCCAGAATCAGCATCAGAAAAAGAAGCGGTGTTAGAAAACGCCATTTCATTTTCTCATCCTCCTATGAAAAAACTAATCATTTTTTAGCTTACCTGATTTATTGAAAATTTGCACTTTGTTT includes:
- a CDS encoding peptidylprolyl isomerase, whose amino-acid sequence is MKWRFLTPLLFLMLILAACGTSTEKEEDKANGSDTEESQTDNQASEEAPDSFPQLTEEVEGNERLVEMQTSKGNIKIKLFPDQAPKAVENFIKHSEDGYYDSLIFHRVIKDFMIQGGDPEGTGMGGESIYGESFEDEFSNELYNIRGALSMANSGPNTNGSQFFIVQNTTLDPSMMEKMEEAGYPEEIIKAYEKGGTPWLDNKHTVFGQVVEGMDVVDSIAAVETAEQDKPAEDVVIEKIEVLK